A genomic region of Venturia canescens isolate UGA chromosome 7, ASM1945775v1, whole genome shotgun sequence contains the following coding sequences:
- the sev gene encoding proto-oncogene tyrosine-protein kinase ROS isoform X2, with amino-acid sequence MLATRLCFVTTLFGLAGSVAALLPEDLEERGHRSGNLQGECSSRCPDLDLNQNRTDDASSEVGCGVRCKIDQCTKGCAAWQQALETSCQAVCNVTQELLPPKELYCVLGCHDALNRYFQQLKAEIGVPPAPALVADSLTATSLRLEWTGIDIEKRHAGGVSYLVQWRYEELAETWQYCRNQSWGQDDQILVENLQPYTKYRFRVAILLKSTQHNPEPIVSAPSVVILTLAAGRPTSAPVIVRAAAVDSCRVSVSWEPGPFPNGPLASYVLQLQGADYSLLTKDIPASENTDHYMFQNLVPNKNYTISVSMRNAEGAGPPAVIYITTPPEPAVKDMQQPILILGGEHVVTKQGADMLDEPRVVCRTAGSIRGVAIHVASAQLFFSDSMGFVYRTSIMESSEPTVVLSSSQVNFKPLSLSVDWLNMHLYVLGEVKHATTVWQIARCNFDGKGLTVAMAGFLTRPSHIEVDPYNGYLFWVTRGGLYRLDLADISNGIKHEVQPYLILEDAHLGAFTVDHTNFRLLVPDHTKNTVISVSLDGREILDLRANTQQPKFKNVVSLAMANGLFYWTNGEEVLTEGYHPGQNRYFHNAYPDRSDVSFVSVNVLMDASQPVPVPVNPPTGVQAVLGAERAKVSWQAPHLLGGQGKGAWQNWSYELEIKDESSGDVIRQTAIAGSSHTVHNLREKSEYTIKAAAYTSAGRGPWSTEFHGRTLKDGSHASILWSANEGLLRSDVTGENVETLIYKGSLRDSESEYYIVDVSWYQDTLYIVGNNSALYRYNMTEHSKTRLNINSVGSVAVDWISKKLYWANPKQQIITRANLNGSQQEPMSILAIVKELMIDAQAAYLYWSTGHAVEVARLNGQDRRYYHSDEIFNGKQVMGLTLDTENRYVYWIVRSYESGSIVYRAPTSERIPMSQKIVPEKVSSLQHPNMQGPLCYFSEHLLWLQDDRNTVIGDLTGQNTAVINGISLIGLHMVAIMDPALHRYPENLTADTIAVLPNAVKVDSIRVEGTWRNFNVSWDPVTNTNYGTVFYEVKFADYINTNSNPEITTETSMPYNNSDQILPYSILEVTIKAFTYWGTSGHSRTMLTSPQSVPSQPTNVRIFVEHNREPLGEENDLFVTFRWDLPQFVNGLIQGYELKCWSMMNGVEIQICNDVKVGAEVEEYSVHQLKPNTTYYLKVRAFTKVGAGPYTDVVNVSTDYENPVPQLLVATTDAVRMIDLDRRSNETITRHIVGEVRYLAVENKLFWINEMQEVVTSDMKGKNATKILSLNGTSSGLCLDWVSRSLYWSESTSRKNGASRIVKLDITAWEAGTLIYEQIITRTRSIVNLEVSPLTGELFWIELTEADRGMIMHSDLNGENVKIFFNHDEDCSCSYRPSLKPTMTIDSTDPKSPFVYWISLEGNLNIASIDGCECDVVLTPSYDRGLPPVSLTVDKMNVYWSSATGDGIYYANKLTPNDEDVRTFYLGNLRSIRATGKSLQPYPMSDCLIPHQVDYNCEEIGKTATSITIRLPMPEANYDCENYNLPSTLYTVYVSQCLENDPNKCNNNDKIQLRTYRREMLVKNLKPFTKYRFKLALSNYYSDAESLSLEFGPGVVLRTAAGAPTTPENVTVRALTPYLAAVNWLPPKQLNAAAVRYEVHWRSVRLVDGVRQKGEQFIKNAEIPTNGQFTAMLQPLLPGQDYLVYVRAYPAHFNDTYSESSEKIVTMYPEPANLTVTGVTVNALNVSWIPNPNLTVSYVLEYRSARLDKWQIANDRFLNANKVDFRIKGLLSKTFYTFRLVLRYPNYHQNFVWPTDSRFNFETLGDVPSPPGTPGVTKLRNSVYQLNWEPALAHGSQITLYRLEGKIIDDTIDDYEKNETKGWNVYYNGTDNYWIIMGEMNQKYKFRVRARNAYGFGDWSKPSPLVDLTDTTGTSLAGQQHLGLVLGLSVPVIAIMLLCFCYFLCVYKQRKEGKKAVLPPIMPDLELATLREIPRGNFVQSNALYAPSLQHDHDDSMLPKIRREHITLAKFLGSGAFGEVFQGNAKDLEGPGITPVAIKTLRKGASAQEKTEFLQEAQLMSHFRHKHVLRLLGVCLDTDPPLLVLELMEAGDLLSYLRASRSLPPTDSRALLLQDLLAMCEDVARGCRYLEELHFVHRDLACRNCLVSARDRENRVVKIGDFGLARDIYKNDYYRKEGEGLLPVRWMAPESLVDGVFTSQSDVWAFGVLMWEITSLGQQPYPARTNLEVLHHVRAGGRLSKPLNCPPLLHQLMLRCWSTADTRPSFKLCLEHIISLRANTEDAALSPVHAGHYLTRRGVSNMAYFADENQNHNNSGNSWKSSSSDGSRDMQPLFQDSAAALLRSTNVPKYLEVLADNVSTENHAGEYEIPRSIHMSEEVIVDADQSVSLPEDETRKSMEPEIESETKVAFENVGEDRKNSLQERLSVTSLNISEGKKEALDNIEERNKTLDGMRVGKTSGNTIGKESSLLPLNERRKFGNSTIARRTLDNGSETSLEGMSSIGSSIGSLASTRPSSSLINSQQSLSLKNSNPTVSNGDTVNNDANVTKVPKLQVNHATLQNNRANIPLVINRVLLNLLGPSQTIEDGGNEIATYTNLNTTDVARVN; translated from the exons CCGAAATCGGGGTACCACCGGCCCCGGCTCTGGTCGCCGATTCCCTGACGGCGACGTCCCTTCGTCTGGAGTGGACAGGAATCGATATCGAGAAGAGGCACGCCGGTGGGGTGTCGTACCTGGTGCAATGGAGATACGAGGAACTCGCCGAGACGTGGCAGTACTGTCGGAACCAGTCGTGGGGCCAGGACGACCAAATACTGGTCGAAAATTTGCAACCGTACACAAAGTACCGA TTTCGAGTGGCGATACTGTTGAAATCAACGCAACACAACCCCGAACCAATAGTGTCAGCGCCAAGCGTTGTTATTCTGACATTAGCAGCGGGGCGGCCAACGTCAGCACCGGTAATTGTAAGGGCGGCTGCAGTCGATAGCTGTCGGGTATCTGTGTCTTGGGAACCAGGCCCGTTTCCCAATGGTCCACTCGCCTCCTATGTCCTGCAATTACAAGGGGCAGATTACTCCTTGCTTACTAAG GATATTCCAGCATCGGAAAACACCGATCATTAtatgtttcaaaatttggtaCCGAACAAAAACTACACGATAAGCGTCTCGATGAGAAACGCTGAGGGGGCTGGACCACCAGCCGTCATCTACATAACTACACCTCCTGAACCTGCTG TAAAGGACATGCAACAGCCGATTTTGATATTGGGTGGCGAGCACGTGGTAACGAAGCAAGGAGCAGACATGTTGGATGAGCCACGAGTGGTTTGTCGAACAGCGGGTTCGATTCGCGGAGTAGCGATCCACGTGGCATCGGCGCagctttttttctccgattcaATGGGTTTCGTGTATCGCACCTCGATAATGGAATCGTCGGAGCCAACGGTCGTGTTGAGCTCGAGTCAAGTGAATTTCAAGCCCCTCAGCTTGTCCGTCGATTGGTTGAACATGCATTTGTACGTGTTGGGCGAAGTGAAACACGCGACGACCGTCTGGCAAATAGCGCGTTGTAACTTCGACGGAAAAGGCTTGACGGTCGCTATGGCAGGTTTCCTAACGAGACCGTCACATATCGAGGTCGATCCTTACAACGGTTATCTCTTCTGGGTCACCCGGGGCGGACTGTACAGGCTCGATCTGGCTGACATAAGTAACGGCATCAAACACGAAGTCCAACCGTATCTCATACTCGAAGATGCACATTTGGGTGCGTTCACCGTCGATCATACCAACTTCCGCCTACTCGTACCTGACCACACGAAAAATACTGTCATTTCGGTCTCCCTCGATGGCCGCGAAATCCTTGATCTTCGCGCCAACACGCAACAACCGAAATTCAAAAATGTCGTGTCCCTCGCCATGGCTAATGGGTTGTTCTACTGGACCAACGGAGAAGAAGTTCTCACCGAGGGTTACCATCCGGgacaaaatcgatattttcacAACGCTTATCCTGATCG ATCGGACGTTTCGTTCGTCAGTGTGAACGTGCTGATGGACGCGAGTCAGCCAGTTCCGGTTCCGGTGAACCCACCGACCGGTGTTCAGGCTGTGTTGGGGGCCGAAAGAGCCAAAGTATCTTGGCAAGCACCGCACTTGTTGGGCGGCCAAGGCAAAGGAGCCTGGCAGAATTGGTCCTACGAACTCGAGATTAAGGACGAATCCAGCGGCGATGTTATCCGTCAAACTGCGATCGCTGGATCCTCCCATACCGTTCATAATTTACGCGAAAAGTCCGAGTACACGATCAAAGCTGCGGCTTATACGAGCGCCGGCAGAGGACCTTGGTCGACGGAATTCCACGGACGAACTTTGAA GGATGGTTCACACGCCTCGATACTGTGGTCAGCTAACGAAGGATTGTTGAGGAGTGACGTAACCGGCGAAAATGTTGAGACTCTGATTTACAAAGGAAGCCTCCGAGATTCCGAGAGCGAATATTACATCGTCGATGTCAGTTGGTATCAGGATACTCTTTATATCGTCGGTAATAATTCAGCGTTGTACAGATACAACATGACGGAGCATAGCAAAACGAGATTGAACATTAATTCGGTCGGGAGCGTCGCCGTTGATTGGATATCGAAGAAACTTTACTGGGCCAATCCTAAGCAACAAATA ATAACGAGAGCGAATTTGAACGGATCGCAGCAggaaccaatgtcgatattagCCATCGTCAAAGAATTGATGATCGACGCCCAAGCCGCGTATTTGTACTGGTCGACCGGGCACGCTGTCGAAGTTGCTCGGCTGAATGGCCAAGACAGAAGATATTATCATtccgatgaaattttcaatggcAAACAAGTGATGGGTCTGACGTTGGACACCGAGAATCGATACGTTTACTGGATCGTGCGGAGCTACGAGAGTGGATCGATCGTTTATCGGGCTCCGACTTCTGAGAGGATACCGATGAGCCAAAAAATCGTACCGGAAAAG GTCTCATCGCTCCAGCACCCAAATATGCAAGGCCCTTTGTGCTACTTTTCCGAGCACCTTTTGTGGCTGCAGGACGATCGGAACACGGTCATCGGCGATTTGACTGGTCAAAATACAGCCGTAATCAACGGCATTTCGTTAATCGGTTTGCATATGGTCGCCATAATGGATCCGGCGTTGCACCGGTATCCGGAAAATTTGACAGCGGATACGATAGCCGTTTTGCCGAATGCGGTTAAAGTCGACAGCATAAGAGTCGAGGGAACTTGGCGCAACTTCAACGTCTCGTGGGATCCCGTAACCAATACCAATTATGGGACTGTTTTTTACGAGGTCAAGTTCGCCGATTATATCAACACCAATTCAAACCCTGAAATAACCACGGAAACGTCAATGCCCTACAACAATTCCGACCAAATCTTGCCCTACTCGATCCTCGAAGTCACCATCAAAGCTTTTACCTATTGGGGCACTTCTGGCCACTCTCGAACCATGCTGACCTCACCACAAAGCGTGCCCAGTCAACCAACGAACGTTAGAATCTTTGTCGAACACAATCGAGAACCTTTGGGCGAAGAAAATGATTTGTTCGTCACATTCAG ATGGGACTTGCCACAGTTCGTGAATGGCTTGATCCAAGGCTACGAGTTGAAGTGTTGGTCAATGATGAACGGTGTCGAGATCCAGATCTGCAACGACGTTAAGGTTGGTGCGGAAGTCGAGGAGTATTCGGTGCATCAGTTGAAGCCGAATACGACGTATTACTTGAAAGTTCGTGCATTCACAAAAGTCGGTGCTGGACCATACACGGATGTGGTGAACGTTTCGACCGATTACGAGAATCCGGTGCCGCAGTTGTTGGTCGCTACGACAGACGCTGTGAGGATGATCGACCTCGATCGGCGCTCGAACGAGACAATAACACGACACATCGTCGGCGAAGTCAGATATCTCGCGGTTGAGAACAAATTATTTTGGATCAACGAGATGCAGGAAGTCGTGACTTCCgatatgaaaggaaaaaacgcCACGAAAATACTGTCGCTCAATGGCACGAGCTCGGGGTTATGCCTCGATTGGGTTTCCAGGAGTCTCTATTGGAGCGAATCGACGTCGAGAAAAAACGGGGCCAGTCGCATCGTCAAACTTGACATCACGGCTTGGGAAGCTGGCACACTCATCTACGAACAAATCATCACGCGGACGAGGAGCATCGTTAATCTCGAAGTATCTCCGTTGACCGG GGAGCTATTTTGGATCGAGTTAACGGAGGCTGACCGCGGAATGATAATGCATTCGGACCTGAACGGTGAgaatgtgaaaatatttttcaaccacGACGAGGATTGTTCGTGCTCGTACCGGCCGTCGTTGAAGCCGACGATGACGATCGACAGCACAGATCCGAAGAGTCCGTTTGTGTACTGGATATCGTTGGAGGGAAATTTGAACATAGCGAGTATCGACGGTTGCGAGTGCGACGTGGTTCTGACGCCGAGTTACGACCGCGGCTTGCCTCCGGTGTCGTTGACCGTGGACAAGATGAACGTTTATTGGTCGAGCGCGACCGGGGACGGGATTTACTACGCGAACAAATTGACGCCGAACGACGAAGACGTGAGAACGTTTTACCTCGGTAACCTGCGGAGCATACGGGCAACGGGCAAGTCCCTGCAGCCTTACCCAATGTCAGACTGCTTGATCCCGCATCAGGTTGACTACAATTGCGAAGAAATCGGTAAAACCGCTACGAGCATAACGATCAGACTGCCGATGCCGGAGGCGAATTACGATTGTGAAAATTACAATTTGCCGAGTACACTGTACACGGTTTACGTGTCGCAGTGTCTCGAAAACGATCCGAACAAATGCAACAACAACGACAAGATTCAGCTGCGAACGTACCGGAGAGAAATGCTCGtgaaaaatctcaaaccattcaCGAAGTACCGATTTAAACTGGCCCTCAGCAACTATTACAGCGACGCGGAATCTCTGAGCCTCGAATTCGGACCCGGAGTTGTGCTCAGAACAGCAGCCGGCGCTCCGACCACACCGGAAAACGTTACCGTTCGAGCTCTCACGCCTTATTTAGCTGCCGTCAACTGGTTACCACCGAAACAGTTGAACGCAGCTGCTGTACGTTACGAAGTACATTGGCGCTCCGTCCGCCTCGTTGACGGCGTCCGACAGAAGGGCGAACAGTTCATCAAGAACGCCGAAATACCTACCAACGGGCAATTCACCGCGATGCTTCAGCCCCTTTTACCCGGACAGGATTATCTCGTATACGTCCGAGCTTATCCGGCCCATTTCAATGACACTTACAGCGAAAGCAGTGAAAAAATAGTCACCATGTACCCCGAACCTGCCAATCTCACTGTCACCGGCGTCACCGTAAATGCCTTGAATGTTTCGTGGATACCCAATCCGAATTTGACGGTCAGCTACGTCCTCGAGTATCGCAGTGCCCGATTGGATAAATGGCAAATCGCTAACGATCGCTTCCTCAATGCCAACAAAGTTGACTTCCGCATCAAAGGACTCTTGTCCAAAACTTTTTATACTTTTCGATTGGTACTTCGGTATCCGAATTATCATCAAAATTTCGTATGGCCCACCGATTCGAGATTCAATTTTGAGACGCTGG gCGACGTTCCAAGTCCACCAGGAACACCGGGTGTCACGAAGCTCCGAAACTCCGTTTACCAATTGAATTGGGAGCCGGCACTTGCCCACGGTTCTCAAATAACATTGTACAGGCTGGAGGGTAAAATAATTGACGATACGATCGACGATTATGAAAAGAACGAGACCAAAGGCTGGAACGTTTATTACAACGGTACCGACAACTACTGGATTATAATGGGCGAAATGaatcaaaaatacaaattccgTGTTCGGGCTAGAAACGCTTACGGTTTTGGTGATTGGAGTAAGCCAAGTCCGTTGGTCGATCTCACTGATACGACTGGAACTTCATTGGCTGGTCAACAACACCTCGGATTAGTACTCGGCCTGAGTGTTCCTGTCATCGCCATAATGTTGTTGTGCTTCTGTTATTTTCTTTGCG TTTACAAGCAGCGTAAAGAGGGCAAAAAGGCGGTATTGCCACCCATTATGCCGGATCTGGAATTAGCAACGCTCCGAGAAATTCCAAGGGGTAATTTCGTGCAATCGAATGCTCTTTACGCTCCCTCGTTGCAGCACGATCACGACGACTCGATGTTGCCAAAGATTCGAAGGGAGCACATAACTTTGGCGAAATTTTTAGGCAGCGGGGCTTTCGGCGAG GTATTTCAAGGGAACGCCAAAGATCTCGAGGGCCCAGGAATAACGCCCGTAGCGATAAAGACCCTTCGAAAAGGTGCCTCGGCCCAGGAGAAAACGGAATTCCTTCAAGAAGCTCAATTGATGAGTCACTTTCGTCACAAGCACGTTCTAAGATTGTTGGGTGTTTGTCTCGACACGGATCCACCTTTGTTGGTTCTCGAGCTGATGGAAGCCGGAGATTTGTTGAGTTATCTCAGAGCAAGTCGCTCGCTGCCACCGACCGATTCTCGTGCACTTTTGCTCCAGGATTTATTAGCGATGTGCGAAGACGTCGCCCGTGGCTGTCGCTACCTCGAGGAGCTCCACTTCGTTCACCGTGACTTGGCCTGTCGAAATTGTCTCGTTTCGGCCAGAGATCGCGAAAATCGAGTCGTCAAAATTGGCGATTTTGGCCTCGCTCGAGatatttacaaaaatgatTATTACCGAAAG GAGGGTGAAGGATTATTACCGGTTCGATGGATGGCACCGGAATCCCTAGTGGACGGTGTCTTCACGTCGCAGAGTGATGTGTGGGCGTTCGGCGTTTTGATGTGGGAAATAACGTCCCTCGGCCAGCAGCCTTATCCTGCAAGAACGAATCTCGAAGTTCTTCATCACGTTCGAGCGGGCGGTAGATTATCGAAACCCCTGAATTGCCCTCCTCTTCTACATCAGCTGATGCTGAGGTGTTGGAGCACAGCTGATACGAGACCGAGCTTTAAACTGTGCCTCGAGCATATTATATCGTTACGAGCCAACACGGAAGATGCTGCACTCAGTCCTGTCCACGCCGGTCATTATCTCACGAGACGCG GCGTCTCTAACATGGCTTACTTTGCTGACGAGAATCAAAATCATAACAATTCAG GAAATTCATGGAAATCGAGTAGCTCCGATGGAAGTCGCGACATGCAGCCTCTGTTTCAAGACAGTGCGGCAGCGTTGCTGCGCTCAACCAACGTGCCAAAGTACCTCGAGGTGTTGGCCGACAACGTATCGACCGAGAATCACGCGGGCGAGTACGAGATACCGAGATCGATACACATGAGCGAGGAGGTAATTGTGGATGCCGATCAGAGTGTATCGCTGCCGGAGGATGAGACGAGGAAATCGATGGAGCCTGAAATCGAATCGGAGACGAAAGTTGCCTTTGAAAATGTTGGCGAGGACAGAAAAAACTCGTTGCAAGAAAGACTCTCGGTTACGAGTTTGAACATTTCGGAGGGCAAGAAAGAAGCTTTGGACAACATTGAGGAAAGGAATAAGACGTTGGATGGTATGCGAGTCGGAAAAACGAGCGGCAATACGATTGGCAAAGAGTCTTCGTTGCTGCCGTTGAACGAGAGACGGAAATTTGGCAACTCGACGATCGCGAGGAGAACTTTGGACAACGGATCGGAAACGAGCCTCGAGGGAATGAGTTCCATCGGCTCATCGATCGGCTCGTTGGCTTCCACTCGACCGAGTTCCTCGTTGATTAATTCCCAACAGAGTCTGAGCCTGAAAAATAGCAACCCAACCGTGTCGAATGGTGACACCGTTAACAACGATGCCAACGTCACTAAAGTACCAAAACTGCAGGTCAATCATgccactttacaaaataatcgaGCCAATATCCCCTTGGTTATAAATCGTGTTCTGCTGAATTTATTAGGACCGTCCCAAACAATCGAAGATGGTGGTAATGAGATCGCGACATACACGAATCTCAACACCACCGACGTCGCTAGAGTGAACTGA